The genomic stretch GGATCGCGCGATGCACGCCGGGCATCGCGCGATCCATCGTTTCGACATGCGCGGCCCAGGACGGTCGGCTTTTTGCGCAATTGCCCCCTTCCCGCGCCCTGCTGCAATGTCGATGTAATCTTCGCGATCTAGGTCCCCGCACGTGAATTTTCATGATGGGAATCTGTTCCGATATGTCCACATATGGCGCCGGCCTCCCCACAAGGGGCCTGAAGATAGTGTTCGTCGCGCTCACGCTCGCGGGCTGTGCCTCCGACATCATGAAGAACTATGTCGGACAGCCGGTCGAATCGGTAATTCTGGACTACGGCCCGCCAACCGCTGTCGTCGATCTCGGCCAGGGCGAACGCGCCTATCAATGGCGCAAGGTATCGACCTCAGCGGTTTCCGGAACATCGAGCGGCGAGGTTCGCCACACAAAACACGGTACCGTCTATGAAGGGACCGAGACGCCCGGCTATATCGAGCGTCAGGAATGCTTCTACACATTCTACGCGCGCGCTTCCGGCGGCCGCTGGTTCATCACCAATTTCCGCCAGCCAAAGCTGCAATGCGAATGATTTGCCGCGGCCGCGGCCCCCGATCGGCCGCGGATAAAGGAGAATATGCATGCGCGTCCTGTTGATCGAGGACGAACCGGAAATGGCCTCCGTGCTGAAGGCCGCTCTCGAGCGTTTGGACATCATCGTCGACCATGCCGCCACATTGGCCGATGCCGAGGCGATGGCCCGTCTGGGCTATCATGACGCGGTGGTGCTGGACCGCCGGCTGCCGGATGGCGACGGTCTCAGCCTCATACCGCGGCTGCGTGCCTTGCACCTGGATGTGCCTGTCATCGCGCTGACCGCGATGAGCGGCTTGGAAGACCGCGTCGCCGGGCTCGATGCCGGCGCCGACGATTATATGGTCAAGCCCTTCGCCACGGTGGAACTGGTCGCGCGGCTTCATGCCTTGCATCGGCGCTCATTTACATCGCGCGCCAACCAGACGATGGTCGGCCGCCTCACCTATGATTTCCGCCACCGTGAGGCGCTGGTCGAGGAACAAGCGCTCGATCTGCCGCGGCGCGAAAGGCTGGTGCTCGAAACGCTGATCCGCCGGCCGGGGCGGACCATCATGCGCAGTGCGCTGGAGGAAGCCGTCTACGCGCTGGATGACGAGATTGGCTCCAATGCGCTCGATGCGCATATTTCGCGGCTGCGCCGCAAGCTCGACGATGTCGCCGCCGGTATCGAGATCCGGGCGATCCGCAACCTTGGCTACCTCTTGCGGGCGGTCTCGTGAGGAAGGTCCGCACAGGCTCGCTGCAATGGATCCTCGTCCGGCGGCTAATCCTGCTGCAGGCGGCGACGCTGCTGATCTTCATCGTGCTTAGCGCGGCAGCGCTTTGGATCGCCAATCCGAGCTTGCTGATCGACAACGAGGCAGCCGTTGCGGCCGTCAAGGATGCCGTCGATCGAGACAAGGACGGCAGGCTGATCGTACGCGAAACGGAAGACCTCTCCGCGTTTCGCGAGAGCTTCCCCAATGTCTGGTACATCGTTCGCGATGGCAGCGGCGAGAGCGTCCGTGCCGGCAACATCCCCGACATCTACACCAAAAGCTTCGGCGACATGCTTGGCGGGGCCGATCACGCCACAATCGGATTCTCCGACAAGGACATGCGGCCGGAAGCCTATATCGAAAACGCTTCGACCAGGGCCGGCACTGTGCAGATCGTCGCCGCGACACAGTCGTCGCGCCAGCAGACCGACGGTCTCGAAATCAACATTTCGGCCACCGTCGAAGTCGCCCGCAATCCAGACGGCAGCAGGAACTGGGAGCGCGCCCTGCCGGCGCTCGCGCTGGTGATCGCGATCCTGCTGTTGCCCATCATCCTCGTCATGGGCACGACGACGCTGGTGACGACGCCAGCCGTGGTGCGCCGCTCCTTCGCCGGTCTTGTCGAAACGGTCCGCCAGGCGGCGCGTATCGACATCGGCACCCGCGCCATGCAACTGCCGGTCAAGCAGGTGCCCCAGGAGATCGCGCCGCTGGTGCATGCCTTCAACGAGGCGCTGGCCCGCCTCGCCCAAGGCTACGACCGCCACAACCGTTTCCTCACCGACGCGGCGCATGAACTGCGCACGCCGATCGCCATCCTGCGCACACGCGCCGAACTGCTGAAGCAGGAGCCGCAGAGCGTGCGCCTGCTGCATGACATCGAGCGCCTGTCGCATCTTGCCCAGCAACTGCTCGACCATCAGTTGCTCGACCGGCCGTCGGACCAGCGCCAGATCATCGATCTCGACGATCTCGTCAGCCGGGTCGCCGCCGACTTCGCCCCGCTGGCCATCGAGGCCGGTTACGACCTCGCTTTCGAGCCTCCACCCAGCAAGGCCCAGGTGGAGGTCAATGTCCTGCAGATCGAGCGTGCGCTCGCCAACCTCGTGCGCAACGCCATCGAGCATGGCGGCGGCAATGGAACGATCACGATCGCCGTCGACGGGACCGGCGGCGTCGAGGTGCGCGACGAAGGCCCGGGCATTCCCGCGGAAGAGCACGAGAACGTCTTCGAGCCCTTTTACCGCTTGCAGCCGCAGTCGCGCGGGGCGGGGCTTGGACTGAATCTCGCCCGACAGATCGCGTTGCTGCATGACGGCACGATCTGCATCCTGACGGGCGCACGGCGCGGCGCCCGCATCCGCATGGAGTTGCCGGTGCGCTCCTGACGATGCAAAGCCCATGGCGTCGGTCGGCCGATGACCCCATTTCGGTGCCTGGCTTATCTGTTTTCTAACCAATTGCCGCTATTTGCCATTCCAAGAGTGGGAGCCAGGCTTTGGTGGGAACGGGAAAAATCGGCGCGCATCGCGCAATCACCCTGTCGGTCGTGGTGCCATGCTACAATGAGCGCGACGGCGTGGCCGAGCTTCACCGACGCCTCAGCGCCGTGTGCCTCGAGCAAAGCCCTTCCTACGAGATCGTGCTTGTCATCGACGGAGCGACCGACGGGACCCGCGAGGCTATCTTCGAACTGGCCGAAAAGGACGACCATGTCGTCGCCATCGACCTTGCCCGCAACTACGGCCACCAGATCGCCTTGAGCGCGGGGCTGGAGTTCTGCCGCGGCGAGCGCATTCTCATTCTCGACGCCGACCTCCAGGATCCGCCCGAACTGCTCAGCGCGATGATGGCGAAGATGGATGAGGGCTTCGACGTCGTCTACGGCCAGAGGGTGAAACGCGACGGCGAAAGCTGGTTCAAGCGGGCTTCCGCCTCGCTGTTCTACCGCTTGCTCGGGCGGATGGTCGATGTCGAGATCGCGCCGGACTCCGGAGACTTCCGGCTGATGAGCCGCCGGGCGCTCGATCATCTGAACGCGATGCCCGAACGCTACAGGTTCATTCGCGGCATGGTGAGCTGGATAGGGCTTAGGCAGGTCGCCTTCCCCTATGAAAGGCACCGGCGCTTTGCCGGCACCACCCACTACCCGCTGAAGAAGATGGTTCTTCTGGCGGTCGACGCGATGACCAGCTTTTCGATCGTGCCGTTGCGGTTTGCCTCGCTGCTGGGGATGATGTTCGGTCTGCTCGGACTGGTCGTGCTCGGCTACACGCTGTTAGAGTGGTCCAGGGGCAACGTGGTGCCCGGCTGGACGAGCCTTGCCGCGATCATGCTGATCATGGGCAGTGTCCAGCTTCTGGTGCTCGGCATCTTCGGCGAGTATCTCGGCCGCATGTATATGGAGACGAAGCGGCGGCCGCTCTACTTCGTCAACGAAATCGTTGCGCGCGACCGGCCGGCCAAGGACAGCGACCTGCCCGTCCATCGCCTGCAGGAGATGGCGAAAAGAGCGGCGCGTGGCTGAGGCGAAGGTCGGGCGGATGCAGCGGGAACGGCATGGGCAGGATGCGGTCGGCTCTTCCGTCTGATGTCTCGCGGCTGCTGCGCTTTGGCGCCGTCGGGCTTCTCAACACGGCGCTTGGATATACGCTGATCCTGGCCGGGCTGGCGCTGGGCCTCGGCGACATCGTCTCCAATGCGGCAGGCTATGCCGCGGGCCTCACGCTTGGCTTCTTCCTCAATCGCCAATGGACGTTCGGACGTGCCGGCGGCTTTCGCCCCGGTGCGGCCACTCGCTACGCGGTCACCTTCGTCGTCGCCTACAGCGCCAATCTGGGCATCGTGATTGCCGCCATGTCCGCTGGCTTCATCGAGAACCCGTTTGTCCATCTGGCGGGAAACTGCCTGTACTCGATCATCTTCTATCTTGGCTCGGCCCGGTTCGTCTTTGTCGGCGGCGCGGGTGAACCCGTGGCCGCAACGAACGCGAAATGGCCCGGAGCTGCGACATGACCCAGGCCGCGGTAATCGCGACGGCGACGCCGTCACTCGGGGACGCGCAGCGCATCCGGCTGATGTTCTGCCTTCTCTGCGCCTGTGTCGTGGCCTCTGTACTCACCGCCTTTGCCGGTGCGATCCTGCAGGATCCCGACAATTGGTGGCAAGTGAAGGTCGGGCTGGACTTCCTGGAAAACCGGACGTTTCCGGCCGTCGATCCCTATTCCTATACTTTCGCCGGCCAACCCTGGATCGCCAAGGAATGGCTTGGGCAGGTCTTTCTGGCCCTTGCCTACCGTGCGGGCGGCTGGAATGGCGTCGTCACGCTGATCATCGCCACGGTCGGCCTGACCGTCTTCCTGATGGGATGGTTCCTCAGCGCATGGCTGAAGCCGATACTGGCGATAGCGCTGGCCTTCGCCGCGGCTTTCCTGATCGCCTCGATCTATACGGCGCGCCCCCACGTCTTCACCTTACCGATCATCGTCGTCTGGACGGCAATGCTGTTTCGTGCCGCGCAGGAAGAGAAGGCCCCACCCCTGTGGATGCTCGTGCTTGTCGTCTTGTGGGCCAACCTGCATGCCACGTTCACCCTTAGCTTCGTCATCGCCGCCTTTGCCGGGCTCGTTCTGCTGGCCCGCTCGGGCCTGTCGAAACCCGTCCTGCTGGCAAAATGGGTCGCTTTCGGCCTGCTCTGCCCCCTGGTCAGCTTGCTGCATCCCTATGGGGTGAAGGCCATCCTGGCGACGTTCACCGTGGCCTATGGCAACGAGGCGGTGCCTCTTATCCTGGAATGGCGGCCGTTCAATGCCCAGGAGCAGCTCTTCCAGGAAGCGGCGATTCTGTTGGCGCTTTTCGGGCTTTTGGTATCGAGGCTGCGGATCGGCTGGGCCCAGGCGTTGTTCATCGTCTTCGCCTTGCATATCTATCTCGCCCATCTGCGATTTGTGTATCTGCCCTTCCTGTTGATACCCTTGGTGATCGCGGTCGAGGTCGCCCTGCAATACCCTTCGCTCTCAACCACGAGCTGGCTGGCGGAAAAGCGTGACGGGCTGGAAAAACTCTTCGCCAGCCGGTTCTACGCAATCGGCGGCGCGATGGCTGTCTTGTTGTTCGGCTCGGTCTTGGTCCTCGGCAGTGCCTATCAGGTGGCGCCGAGTCCGAAGACATCGGCCAGCGGCGCCCTCGCATTCGCCAGGGATCACCACCTCGCGGGCAACGTGCTGAATTCCTACAATTTCGGCGGCACACTGATCTTCCACGGCATCAAGACCTATATTGACGGCAGGACGGACCAGCTGTTCCTGGGCGGGTTCACGAAAACCGACGATGCAACGGGACACAGCGACGGAAAACCGCTGCTCGAAGCCCAGTTGAAGAAATACGCCATCGGCTGGGCACTGCTGACGGTGGACGATACCCGCATCCCCTTCTTCACGGAGTTGGGCTGGAAGCGGGCCTATGCCGACGACGACGCTGTGATCTACCTGCCCGGCGCCTGACTTACCGCGCTCCTGCGAACGGCTTCGCCAGCGTTCAAAGCGCAGCATCTGCCTTGACACGCATGTTGCAGTGCAGCAAACTTGTGTTGCAGAGCACAGTCCGTGGAACCCACGAGCCACGACTACGACGGGGATCGCCGTATGAGCAGCATGTCAGGTTCCGCCGCACGACTGCCACGGGCCACCGCCTACGGACCGGCAGAATGAACTACAGGCGCGACATTGACGGCCTGCGGGCCGTTGCAGTGCTGCCCGTCGTGCTCTTCCATTTCGGCGTATCCGCCATTCCCGGCGGGTTCACGGGCGTCGACATCTTCTTCGTCATATCGGGCTATCTCATCAGCGGCAGCCTGCTCGACGATCTCGAGCGCGGCCAGTTCTCGATCGGCCGCTTCTACTGGCGGCGTGCGCGGCGCATCCTGCCGGCGCTGACTTTCGTCATCCTGCTCGCGAGCATTGCGGCGTGGTTCATTCTTCTG from Mesorhizobium sp. NZP2077 encodes the following:
- a CDS encoding response regulator transcription factor; the encoded protein is MRVLLIEDEPEMASVLKAALERLDIIVDHAATLADAEAMARLGYHDAVVLDRRLPDGDGLSLIPRLRALHLDVPVIALTAMSGLEDRVAGLDAGADDYMVKPFATVELVARLHALHRRSFTSRANQTMVGRLTYDFRHREALVEEQALDLPRRERLVLETLIRRPGRTIMRSALEEAVYALDDEIGSNALDAHISRLRRKLDDVAAGIEIRAIRNLGYLLRAVS
- a CDS encoding HAMP domain-containing sensor histidine kinase, which translates into the protein MRKVRTGSLQWILVRRLILLQAATLLIFIVLSAAALWIANPSLLIDNEAAVAAVKDAVDRDKDGRLIVRETEDLSAFRESFPNVWYIVRDGSGESVRAGNIPDIYTKSFGDMLGGADHATIGFSDKDMRPEAYIENASTRAGTVQIVAATQSSRQQTDGLEINISATVEVARNPDGSRNWERALPALALVIAILLLPIILVMGTTTLVTTPAVVRRSFAGLVETVRQAARIDIGTRAMQLPVKQVPQEIAPLVHAFNEALARLAQGYDRHNRFLTDAAHELRTPIAILRTRAELLKQEPQSVRLLHDIERLSHLAQQLLDHQLLDRPSDQRQIIDLDDLVSRVAADFAPLAIEAGYDLAFEPPPSKAQVEVNVLQIERALANLVRNAIEHGGGNGTITIAVDGTGGVEVRDEGPGIPAEEHENVFEPFYRLQPQSRGAGLGLNLARQIALLHDGTICILTGARRGARIRMELPVRS
- a CDS encoding glycosyltransferase family 2 protein → MGTGKIGAHRAITLSVVVPCYNERDGVAELHRRLSAVCLEQSPSYEIVLVIDGATDGTREAIFELAEKDDHVVAIDLARNYGHQIALSAGLEFCRGERILILDADLQDPPELLSAMMAKMDEGFDVVYGQRVKRDGESWFKRASASLFYRLLGRMVDVEIAPDSGDFRLMSRRALDHLNAMPERYRFIRGMVSWIGLRQVAFPYERHRRFAGTTHYPLKKMVLLAVDAMTSFSIVPLRFASLLGMMFGLLGLVVLGYTLLEWSRGNVVPGWTSLAAIMLIMGSVQLLVLGIFGEYLGRMYMETKRRPLYFVNEIVARDRPAKDSDLPVHRLQEMAKRAARG
- a CDS encoding GtrA family protein; amino-acid sequence: MRSALPSDVSRLLRFGAVGLLNTALGYTLILAGLALGLGDIVSNAAGYAAGLTLGFFLNRQWTFGRAGGFRPGAATRYAVTFVVAYSANLGIVIAAMSAGFIENPFVHLAGNCLYSIIFYLGSARFVFVGGAGEPVAATNAKWPGAAT